From the genome of Winogradskyella forsetii, one region includes:
- a CDS encoding DUF547 domain-containing protein: MKAILLFVFTFIVSSCCGTNKAIVYQSQQTKEIVAATELPDTIETAAIRETLQSPKESNSIKISLGEDGTESDDGVSITTEIIYTEAFDHSIFNALLKKHVSENGHVDYKGFKSDAKSLQNYIALLKTYQPKDSWSKEDKLAYWINAYNALTIDLILRNYPTKSIKDIKNPWDQRLWQFGDKWLNLNAIEHDILRNMDEPRIHFAIVCASVSCPTLQNDAFIASNLEAQLTNATKEFLADSSKNEISQNNLRLSKIFKWFKKDFEQNGSLIDFLNQYTTVAISESAEKSYKDYNWDLND; the protein is encoded by the coding sequence ATGAAAGCGATTTTATTATTTGTATTTACTTTTATAGTTTCATCATGTTGTGGAACAAATAAAGCCATTGTATATCAATCTCAGCAAACAAAAGAAATAGTTGCTGCAACTGAATTACCAGATACGATTGAAACAGCTGCCATACGTGAAACTCTACAATCGCCTAAAGAAAGCAATTCTATTAAGATAAGTTTAGGTGAAGACGGAACGGAGAGCGACGATGGTGTTTCTATAACTACTGAAATTATTTATACAGAAGCATTTGACCATTCTATTTTCAACGCATTACTCAAAAAACACGTCTCAGAAAATGGACATGTAGATTACAAAGGTTTCAAAAGTGATGCTAAATCCTTACAAAATTATATCGCCTTACTTAAAACATATCAACCTAAAGACAGTTGGTCTAAAGAAGATAAATTGGCCTATTGGATTAACGCCTACAACGCATTAACCATTGATTTAATCCTACGTAACTACCCAACAAAAAGCATCAAGGACATCAAAAATCCTTGGGATCAACGTTTATGGCAGTTTGGCGATAAATGGCTCAATCTTAATGCTATTGAACACGATATTTTAAGGAATATGGATGAGCCTCGAATTCATTTTGCCATTGTCTGTGCTTCGGTGTCATGTCCAACATTACAGAATGACGCTTTTATAGCCTCAAACTTAGAAGCACAATTGACCAATGCTACTAAAGAATTTTTGGCAGATTCATCTAAAAATGAAATCTCTCAAAACAACCTAAGGTTGTCAAAAATTTTCAAATGGTTTAAAAAAGACTTTGAGCAAAATGGTAGTCTTATTGATTTTCTGAATCAATACACAACGGTTGCCATTTCAGAATCTGCTGAAAAAAGTTATAAAGATTATAATTGGGATTTAAACGATTAA
- a CDS encoding arsenosugar biosynthesis-associated peroxidase-like protein — protein sequence MSKTYYDPADLRKFGNITEWSEELGNKFFEYYGKVFEEGALTAREKSLIALAVAHTEQCPYCIDAYSKDTLQRGVTKEEMMEAIHVGAAIKSGATLVHGVQMMNKVNKLDG from the coding sequence ATGTCTAAAACATACTACGATCCTGCAGATTTAAGAAAATTCGGAAACATTACCGAATGGAGTGAAGAACTTGGAAATAAGTTTTTTGAGTATTACGGAAAAGTGTTTGAAGAAGGTGCGTTAACCGCACGAGAGAAATCATTAATTGCATTAGCAGTAGCACATACCGAACAATGTCCTTATTGTATAGATGCTTATTCTAAAGATACGCTTCAACGTGGCGTTACTAAAGAAGAAATGATGGAGGCTATACATGTTGGAGCTGCAATAAAAAGTGGAGCGACACTTGTTCATGGTGTGCAAATGATGAATAAGGTTAATAAATTGGATGGATAA
- the arsS gene encoding arsenosugar biosynthesis radical SAM (seleno)protein ArsS (Some members of this family are selenoproteins.), with product MAVKSLKKQGSDLAQSNKQLEILSNGIFQTGELPTFKNKISESNQFPLKAKKLEILQINVGYMCNQVCDHCHVDAGPDRKEIMTRDTMRQCLEVIKNSGAHTLDLTGGAPEMNPDFRWFVEEAAKVGIKDFIVRSNLTIIRANKKYYDLPEFFKKHNVHVVSSMPHWTRGKTDKQRGDGVFDKSIKALQELNAVGYGMPNSDFRLDLVYNPSGAFLPGDQAAMEKDFKKALLEDFNIQFHNLFAITNLPIARFLDYLIASENYEDYMYSLVEAYNPAAVKNVMCTNTLSISWDGYLFDCDFNQMLELPVNSKVKHISEYNEELLEGRDIVISQHCYGCTAGAGSSCQGNTIPADA from the coding sequence ATGGCAGTAAAATCACTAAAAAAACAAGGAAGCGATTTAGCACAGAGCAATAAGCAACTCGAAATTCTCTCGAATGGAATTTTTCAAACTGGCGAATTGCCTACTTTTAAAAATAAGATTTCTGAATCCAATCAATTTCCACTTAAAGCCAAAAAATTAGAGATTCTTCAAATTAATGTGGGTTATATGTGCAACCAAGTTTGCGATCATTGCCATGTAGATGCTGGTCCGGATCGTAAAGAGATAATGACACGGGACACCATGAGACAATGTCTTGAAGTGATTAAAAATTCTGGAGCGCATACCTTAGATTTAACTGGTGGCGCACCAGAAATGAATCCCGATTTTAGATGGTTTGTTGAAGAGGCTGCTAAAGTCGGAATCAAGGACTTTATAGTCCGTTCTAATTTAACCATTATACGTGCCAATAAAAAATATTACGATTTACCCGAATTCTTTAAGAAGCATAATGTTCATGTTGTGAGCTCAATGCCACATTGGACAAGAGGTAAAACTGACAAACAGCGTGGCGATGGTGTTTTTGACAAATCCATAAAAGCTTTACAAGAATTAAATGCAGTGGGTTATGGCATGCCCAATTCTGACTTTAGATTAGATTTGGTTTATAATCCTTCGGGCGCATTTTTGCCTGGAGACCAAGCCGCCATGGAGAAGGATTTCAAAAAGGCTTTGCTTGAAGATTTCAATATTCAATTTCATAATTTATTTGCTATTACCAATTTACCAATTGCACGCTTTTTAGATTATTTAATTGCTTCTGAAAATTATGAAGATTATATGTACTCACTAGTAGAAGCATATAATCCTGCCGCAGTAAAAAATGTGATGTGCACCAACACATTATCTATAAGTTGGGATGGTTATTTGTTTGATTGTGATTTTAACCAAATGTTGGAATTGCCTGTGAATAGTAAGGTTAAGCATATTTCAGAATATAATGAAGAACTGCTTGAAGGTAGAGATATTGTCATCTCGCAACATTGTTATGGTTGTACGGCTGGTGCAGGAAGTAGTTGTCAGGGAAATACAATTCCTGCGGATGCATGA
- a CDS encoding purine-nucleoside phosphorylase — protein MIKFINESTEYLQSKGFEKPEIGIILGTGLGQLIDEIDILAEASYNHIPNFPTATVEFHKGKLIYGLLKGKKVVVMQGRFHVYEGYTLQDVTFPVRIMEKLGIKTLLVSNASGAINLNFKKGELMLIEDHINLQGGSPLAFKGVSELGERFTDMSAPYDAEINLKFESIAKEHNITLHKGVYASVVGPQLETRAEYRMLKTIGADAVGMSTVPEIIVANHLKLKAAAVSVLTDECDPDNLKPVDISEIIAMAEKAEPNMIILFKELIRSLK, from the coding sequence ATGATTAAATTTATTAATGAAAGCACAGAATACTTACAAAGCAAAGGTTTTGAAAAGCCTGAAATCGGTATCATTTTAGGTACAGGTTTAGGACAATTGATTGATGAAATCGATATCTTAGCAGAAGCAAGTTATAACCACATACCCAACTTTCCCACAGCAACCGTTGAGTTTCATAAAGGCAAATTGATTTACGGCCTTCTGAAAGGAAAGAAAGTTGTTGTGATGCAAGGACGTTTTCATGTTTACGAAGGTTATACCTTACAAGATGTCACTTTTCCTGTTCGGATTATGGAAAAATTGGGCATAAAAACCCTTTTGGTTTCTAATGCTTCTGGCGCTATTAATCTCAACTTTAAGAAAGGCGAATTAATGCTTATTGAGGATCATATCAATCTTCAAGGCGGTTCGCCATTAGCTTTTAAAGGCGTTTCGGAATTGGGAGAACGATTTACCGATATGAGCGCACCATATGATGCTGAAATCAATTTGAAATTTGAAAGTATCGCCAAAGAACACAACATCACCTTACACAAAGGGGTTTATGCCTCTGTTGTTGGTCCTCAACTCGAAACACGAGCGGAATACAGAATGCTGAAAACTATTGGTGCAGATGCTGTTGGCATGAGTACAGTTCCAGAAATCATTGTTGCGAACCACTTAAAGTTAAAAGCCGCTGCAGTTTCTGTTTTAACTGATGAATGCGACCCAGATAACCTGAAACCTGTAGATATTTCAGAGATTATTGCCATGGCCGAAAAAGCTGAACCGAATATGATTATCCTCTTTAAGGAACTGATTAGGAGTTTGAAATAA
- a CDS encoding TIGR04282 family arsenosugar biosynthesis glycosyltransferase, which produces MTDSLVIVFVKNIKLGTVKTRLAKTIGDFGAFEVYSELVKITENATEALTVDKRIYFSNAVVNTKWKNDSKTVQNGKDLGERMLNAFKDGFDSGYKKIVLIGSDLPEISSTHISNGLKALETSDVVFGPAEDGGYYLVGLSKMHTSIFTNKPWSQPHLLTETLQELHKNNIAVSTLDTLNDIDTYEDLIASDFYKSNLKLQEKIQVEIFNQ; this is translated from the coding sequence ATGACTGATTCGCTTGTAATTGTGTTTGTAAAAAACATAAAATTAGGTACTGTAAAAACACGACTCGCTAAAACCATCGGCGATTTTGGTGCTTTTGAGGTGTATTCTGAATTGGTTAAGATTACCGAAAATGCAACTGAAGCTTTAACGGTTGACAAACGCATTTATTTCTCGAATGCCGTTGTGAATACCAAATGGAAAAACGATTCTAAAACCGTTCAAAATGGAAAGGATTTAGGGGAACGCATGCTTAATGCTTTTAAAGATGGATTTGATTCAGGTTATAAAAAAATTGTTTTAATTGGTTCCGATTTACCTGAAATAAGTTCTACACATATCAGCAACGGCCTAAAAGCATTAGAAACCAGCGACGTCGTCTTCGGACCAGCGGAAGATGGTGGTTATTATTTAGTCGGTTTATCTAAGATGCACACCTCGATTTTTACGAATAAACCTTGGAGTCAACCTCATCTATTAACTGAAACGTTACAAGAGTTACATAAAAATAATATTGCAGTTAGTACCTTAGACACTTTAAATGACATCGATACTTATGAAGATTTAATTGCTTCAGATTTTTATAAATCCAACTTAAAATTACAAGAAAAAATACAAGTAGAAATTTTTAACCAATAA
- a CDS encoding rhodanese-like domain-containing protein: MKTKITFIFLFFTALGFSQEPITELLNRHNSESVPYISVQELAMPKTKAILLDAREAEEYNVSHLKNAIHVGYNDFDLQETSKQLNDKQQMIVVYCSLGIRSENIAEQLEKAGYANVFNLFGGIFEWKNNGFKVYNNKDEPTENVHAFSKTWSQWLLKGNKIYD, from the coding sequence ATGAAAACGAAAATTACATTCATATTCCTATTTTTTACTGCGCTCGGTTTTTCGCAAGAACCAATTACTGAATTATTGAATAGACATAATTCTGAAAGCGTCCCATATATCTCTGTGCAGGAATTGGCGATGCCAAAAACGAAAGCCATCCTTCTTGATGCGCGTGAAGCAGAAGAATATAATGTAAGTCATTTAAAAAATGCCATTCATGTTGGTTATAATGATTTTGATTTACAGGAAACGTCAAAACAACTTAACGACAAACAACAAATGATAGTTGTGTATTGTTCCTTAGGCATACGTTCTGAAAACATTGCTGAACAACTTGAGAAAGCCGGTTACGCTAATGTTTTTAATTTATTTGGTGGTATTTTTGAATGGAAAAATAACGGTTTTAAGGTTTACAATAACAAAGATGAACCCACAGAAAATGTCCATGCATTTTCAAAAACTTGGAGCCAGTGGCTCCTAAAAGGCAATAAAATATATGACTGA
- the arsM gene encoding arsenosugar biosynthesis arsenite methyltransferase ArsM: MSYLEATNDLYKEAALTPDVGLCCTTNPIWELPGLKIPKIMQEMNYGCGSTVHARDLTNNPKMLYVGVGGGMELLQFSYFNRQKSGVIGVDVVDEMLEASRKNFKEAEAQNDWFKSEFVDLKKGDAMNLPVEDNSIDVAAQNCLFNIFKAEDLKKAIAEMYRVLKPHGRLVMSDPTCEQPMNDELRNDDRLRALCLSGSLPIADYVKALTDAGFGTIEIRARKPYRILDPKHYPTDDLIYIESIEVAAIKDPMPADGPCIFTGKAAIYYGDEDYFDDKLGHVLLKNQPLAVCDKTAGALASLGRDDIFISESTFHYDGGGCC; this comes from the coding sequence ATGAGTTACTTAGAAGCCACAAACGACCTATACAAAGAAGCAGCACTAACACCAGATGTTGGATTATGCTGTACTACAAATCCGATTTGGGAATTACCAGGATTAAAAATCCCCAAAATCATGCAAGAAATGAACTATGGCTGTGGCTCTACGGTTCATGCTCGTGATTTAACCAACAATCCAAAAATGCTTTATGTTGGTGTTGGTGGAGGTATGGAATTATTACAATTCTCATATTTTAACAGACAAAAAAGTGGTGTTATTGGTGTGGATGTCGTGGATGAAATGCTAGAAGCCTCCCGTAAAAACTTTAAGGAAGCCGAAGCACAAAATGATTGGTTTAAATCTGAATTTGTTGACCTAAAAAAAGGCGATGCCATGAATCTTCCTGTTGAAGATAATAGTATTGATGTTGCCGCTCAAAACTGCCTGTTCAACATTTTTAAGGCTGAAGATTTAAAGAAAGCCATTGCAGAGATGTATCGTGTTTTAAAACCGCATGGTCGGTTGGTAATGAGCGATCCTACTTGCGAACAACCTATGAATGATGAACTTCGGAACGACGACAGATTACGTGCGCTATGTTTAAGTGGAAGTTTACCCATTGCTGACTATGTAAAAGCTTTAACTGATGCTGGTTTTGGAACTATTGAAATCAGAGCTCGTAAACCGTATAGAATTCTTGATCCGAAGCATTACCCAACCGATGATTTGATTTATATCGAATCCATAGAAGTAGCGGCCATAAAAGATCCGATGCCTGCAGATGGTCCTTGTATTTTTACTGGCAAAGCAGCCATCTATTATGGCGACGAAGATTATTTCGATGATAAATTAGGACATGTTTTATTAAAGAATCAACCTTTGGCGGTTTGTGATAAAACTGCTGGTGCCTTGGCAAGTTTAGGAAGGGATGACATTTTTATCAGTGAATCTACATTTCACTATGATGGTGGAGGATGTTGTTAA
- the xdhC gene encoding xanthine dehydrogenase accessory protein XdhC has translation MKHWIELLSEFKAKQEPVALITVSKCLGSTPCRVGSRMLVTKDKEFYGTIGGGKLEFKAIDEAIRALKENRIIESTYTLGPEFEQCCGGKVEFIIEPMNQSPELYIFGAGHIGVEIAKLLVGTPFEVHLIDSRDDWFSNFRLDESIKTHQATETDFKTFSDIVKWGNRCYILVLTHNHAIDFDIIAMALQNETKFLGLIGSKTKKVRFNNMLIKDMNMEDGMKNVVCPIGLNIGGHTPKEIAISVVAQLLQVYYKNSVNL, from the coding sequence ATGAAACACTGGATTGAACTTTTATCAGAATTTAAAGCGAAACAAGAACCTGTGGCATTAATAACAGTTTCAAAATGCTTAGGGTCAACACCTTGTAGGGTTGGTTCGCGAATGCTAGTAACGAAAGACAAAGAATTTTACGGAACCATAGGAGGAGGGAAGCTAGAGTTTAAAGCTATTGACGAGGCTATTAGGGCATTAAAAGAGAACAGAATTATTGAATCTACATACACTTTAGGACCTGAATTTGAACAATGCTGTGGCGGAAAAGTTGAATTTATAATAGAACCCATGAACCAATCACCAGAATTATACATATTTGGCGCAGGACATATCGGTGTTGAAATTGCCAAACTTTTAGTCGGTACACCTTTTGAAGTCCATCTTATAGATTCTAGAGACGATTGGTTTTCTAATTTCCGTTTGGATGAAAGCATTAAGACACATCAAGCCACGGAAACCGATTTTAAAACCTTCAGTGATATTGTAAAATGGGGAAATCGTTGTTATATTTTAGTGCTCACACATAATCATGCAATTGACTTTGATATTATTGCGATGGCCTTGCAAAACGAAACCAAGTTTTTAGGATTAATAGGTAGCAAAACCAAAAAAGTGCGTTTCAATAATATGTTAATTAAGGACATGAATATGGAAGACGGTATGAAAAATGTGGTTTGCCCAATCGGGTTGAATATTGGAGGCCATACACCAAAAGAGATTGCGATTAGTGTAGTTGCACAGTTGCTTCAGGTTTATTATAAAAACTCAGTTAATTTGTAA
- a CDS encoding carboxypeptidase-like regulatory domain-containing protein — MKPILMYSKSIIIAIAFFGLSYSYGQETFSSRLLDSKTEEPVAFATIQFNYKSGVISNDNGEFNITIKRDVTATDSLMISCLGYEEKRIPLLNFDNSNIYLKPKTVDLSEVLVTNKNYTIDEILDKIEDGLYTNYDFGYAKRKLFFRASKYIHMDKRYVDLEESTIPEINQHFVDSLIQIIPESIDNHTEILGELYGEISRGKPQKMEILKASRLFDKSTEVDLNNYAERLNGILKKHIKRDSYFKIKSGWFSVKQDIDTTLFDENQEKTVSKPLLAEQNKRDSIQKLNFLPEKKTMIHQFENNNFIDEDNDLNFIHKSRRYEFEISDYAYIDDMFVYVITFEPKRREDFAGTMYVNTEDFAVVRVDYNNVESLSDFSLLGISSKKYLKKGTIIFRKNSNEKYVLKYRDETLGEQFGIKRPLKIVEKNKNVRGRRKQNEIKAEIHFIGRNIEKTELVVFETAVITASDYANFKEKTLVKPTHLSQYDPEFWKGYNIIEPNKALKDFKVLDTEN, encoded by the coding sequence GTGAAACCTATATTAATGTATTCCAAAAGCATCATCATTGCCATAGCATTTTTTGGACTATCGTATTCCTATGGGCAAGAAACGTTCTCTTCGAGATTATTGGATTCTAAAACAGAGGAACCTGTTGCTTTTGCTACCATTCAATTTAACTATAAATCTGGAGTGATCAGTAATGATAATGGCGAATTCAACATTACCATAAAACGTGACGTAACCGCAACCGACTCTCTAATGATAAGTTGCTTGGGCTACGAAGAAAAACGAATTCCACTATTAAACTTTGATAATTCCAATATCTATCTCAAACCGAAAACTGTGGATCTTTCCGAAGTTTTAGTCACGAATAAAAACTACACCATCGACGAGATTTTAGATAAAATAGAAGACGGACTTTACACTAATTACGATTTTGGTTATGCCAAACGGAAACTCTTTTTCAGGGCTTCCAAATATATTCATATGGACAAGCGCTATGTGGATCTCGAAGAATCGACCATTCCAGAAATCAATCAGCATTTTGTAGATAGTTTAATTCAGATTATACCAGAAAGCATCGATAACCACACAGAGATTCTCGGCGAACTATATGGTGAGATTTCGCGAGGTAAACCTCAAAAAATGGAAATTTTAAAAGCCAGTCGGCTTTTTGATAAATCTACAGAAGTGGATCTGAATAATTATGCGGAACGCTTAAATGGCATCCTTAAAAAACACATTAAACGGGATTCTTATTTTAAAATAAAATCGGGATGGTTTAGTGTAAAACAGGATATAGATACGACGCTATTTGACGAAAATCAAGAAAAAACGGTTTCCAAACCGTTACTGGCCGAACAAAACAAAAGGGATTCCATTCAAAAACTCAATTTTTTACCTGAGAAAAAAACAATGATCCATCAATTTGAAAACAACAATTTTATTGATGAGGATAATGACCTCAACTTTATCCATAAATCGAGACGTTACGAATTTGAAATTTCAGATTATGCATATATCGATGATATGTTTGTATATGTGATCACTTTTGAGCCCAAAAGACGTGAGGATTTTGCTGGCACAATGTATGTGAATACCGAAGATTTTGCCGTAGTGCGAGTGGACTATAATAATGTAGAATCCCTAAGTGATTTTTCATTACTCGGGATTTCGAGTAAAAAATACTTAAAAAAAGGGACGATCATCTTTCGTAAAAATAGCAATGAGAAGTATGTTTTAAAATATAGAGATGAAACTTTAGGCGAACAATTCGGCATTAAAAGACCGCTTAAAATTGTCGAAAAAAATAAAAATGTTCGTGGCAGACGCAAACAGAATGAAATAAAAGCTGAGATTCATTTTATAGGTAGAAATATTGAAAAAACAGAACTGGTTGTTTTTGAGACGGCCGTTATTACAGCATCAGATTACGCCAATTTTAAAGAAAAAACTTTAGTTAAACCAACGCATTTAAGCCAATATGATCCTGAGTTCTGGAAAGGTTATAATATCATTGAGCCCAATAAAGCCCTAAAGGATTTTAAGGTGCTTGACACTGAAAACTAG
- a CDS encoding metallophosphoesterase family protein produces the protein MRTLVIGDIHGGLRGLIQLFERADITKNDTLIFLGDYVDGWSESAQVIEYLLEASEKNSCIFIKGNHDVWCEEWLASGTLNDVWYNHGGKGTIESYHGYSKSEKAKHLQFFEAMPLYHIDNENRLFIHAGFTSMHGVEKETDIRNFYFDRTLWEMALTMDNRIEKDSVIYPNRLKHYSEIYIGHTPTINFNKHKPMNAINVWNMDTGAAFTGQLSAMDVETKVIFQSDALKDLYPNELGRNKQ, from the coding sequence ATGCGAACATTAGTGATTGGAGATATTCATGGAGGACTGAGAGGATTAATTCAACTTTTCGAAAGGGCCGATATAACAAAAAACGACACTTTGATTTTTCTTGGCGATTATGTGGACGGATGGAGTGAGTCTGCTCAAGTGATAGAATACCTGTTAGAGGCTTCAGAGAAAAACTCATGCATATTTATAAAAGGAAATCATGATGTTTGGTGTGAGGAATGGTTGGCATCTGGTACACTAAACGACGTTTGGTATAATCATGGTGGAAAAGGAACTATTGAGAGTTATCACGGTTATTCTAAATCAGAAAAAGCAAAACATCTTCAATTTTTTGAAGCCATGCCATTATATCATATTGACAATGAAAATAGACTTTTTATACATGCAGGTTTTACTTCTATGCATGGCGTTGAAAAGGAAACCGACATCAGAAATTTTTATTTTGATAGAACCCTTTGGGAAATGGCTTTAACAATGGATAATCGGATTGAAAAGGACTCCGTAATTTATCCCAACCGATTAAAACATTATTCTGAAATTTATATTGGACATACACCAACGATAAATTTTAATAAACATAAACCAATGAATGCCATTAATGTTTGGAATATGGATACAGGTGCTGCATTTACAGGACAATTATCTGCTATGGATGTTGAAACGAAAGTGATTTTTCAGAGTGATGCTTTGAAAGATTTGTATCCGAATGAATTGGGAAGGAATAAACAATGA
- a CDS encoding sterol desaturase family protein: MQKYLDIIKNSYLGYWNYLKYELIDLNHWDNFFYGLIVISIAVWLLEIAFPWRKGQAIFRKDFWLDTFYMFFNFFLLNLIVFIALSNTASELFNDILGVVGLSISNFQLFDVDELPMWLGLFIFFIVSDFVQWNTHRLLHRVPWLWNFHKVHHSVKEMGFAAHLRYHWMEPVVYKSILYIPIAIIGGFDAQDVAIVYFFSIAIGHLNHANLGWDYGFLKYIFNNPKMHIWHHVKALPQHVRYGVNYGLTLSLWDYIFKTDYVPHNGRDIELGFDGDDKFPKDFLSQELYPLKK; this comes from the coding sequence ATGCAGAAGTACCTAGACATCATAAAAAACTCCTATTTGGGATATTGGAATTATCTCAAGTATGAACTCATTGACCTCAATCACTGGGATAACTTTTTTTATGGCCTTATTGTAATCTCAATTGCGGTATGGCTACTTGAAATCGCTTTTCCTTGGCGAAAAGGTCAAGCTATTTTTAGAAAAGATTTCTGGTTGGATACATTTTACATGTTCTTTAATTTCTTTTTGTTGAACCTCATCGTTTTTATTGCCTTATCCAATACAGCTTCGGAACTGTTTAATGATATTTTAGGAGTTGTTGGTTTATCAATTTCAAATTTTCAATTGTTTGATGTGGATGAACTTCCTATGTGGTTAGGCTTATTTATCTTTTTTATAGTTTCAGATTTTGTGCAATGGAATACGCATCGCCTGTTACATCGCGTGCCTTGGCTGTGGAATTTTCACAAAGTACATCATTCCGTAAAAGAAATGGGCTTTGCCGCTCATTTGCGATACCATTGGATGGAACCAGTGGTTTACAAATCCATTTTGTATATTCCTATTGCTATCATTGGTGGTTTTGATGCACAAGATGTCGCTATTGTTTATTTCTTTAGCATTGCAATTGGCCATTTGAATCATGCCAATTTAGGTTGGGACTATGGCTTTTTAAAGTATATTTTCAACAATCCAAAGATGCACATTTGGCATCATGTTAAAGCACTACCTCAGCATGTAAGGTATGGCGTAAACTATGGACTAACATTAAGTCTTTGGGATTATATTTTTAAAACCGACTATGTGCCACACAACGGAAGGGATATTGAATTGGGTTTTGATGGTGATGATAAATTTCCCAAAGATTTTTTGAGTCAGGAATTATATCCATTAAAAAAATGA
- a CDS encoding TIGR04283 family arsenosugar biosynthesis glycosyltransferase, protein MISIIIPVLNEVEIIGDLLNHLNENATSSNISEIIVVDGGSTDGTTESVLGYSPQRNIQNSDPESTLRQTQHNSSGLEHQSKLVLIDAPKGRAKQLNTGAKHAKGEILYFLHADSLPPKDFDQLIINEVEKGNKAGCFRLQFDSNHWWLRLASWLTQFSWRACRGGDQSQFITRELFDAIGGYDEDYIIYEDNILINELYARNEFVVINKKLKTSARLYRKHGVWKLQYHFWAIYVKKWFGASADELLAYYRKYVC, encoded by the coding sequence ATGATAAGCATAATTATTCCTGTTTTGAATGAAGTTGAAATTATTGGTGATTTACTAAATCATCTCAATGAAAATGCAACGTCGTCAAATATTTCAGAAATTATAGTCGTCGATGGTGGCAGTACGGATGGGACAACTGAAAGTGTTTTAGGATATAGTCCTCAGCGGAACATCCAAAACTCGGATCCTGAATCAACACTTCGACAAACTCAGCACAACAGTTCAGGATTGGAGCATCAATCAAAATTAGTTTTGATTGATGCTCCAAAAGGACGAGCAAAACAACTGAACACAGGAGCAAAACATGCCAAAGGTGAAATTTTGTATTTTCTTCATGCGGACTCTTTGCCTCCTAAAGACTTTGACCAACTGATAATTAATGAAGTCGAAAAAGGCAACAAAGCCGGTTGTTTTAGATTGCAGTTTGATAGTAACCATTGGTGGTTACGATTGGCGAGTTGGTTAACGCAATTTTCTTGGCGTGCTTGCAGAGGTGGCGATCAAAGCCAGTTTATTACGCGCGAACTTTTTGATGCCATTGGTGGTTATGATGAGGATTATATCATTTATGAGGACAATATTCTAATCAATGAGCTCTATGCTCGTAACGAATTTGTAGTTATCAATAAAAAACTTAAAACTTCAGCACGACTCTATCGCAAACATGGCGTTTGGAAATTGCAATATCACTTTTGGGCGATTTATGTAAAGAAATGGTTTGGTGCTTCGGCTGATGAGTTGTTGGCTTATTATAGGAAGTATGTTTGTTGA